The sequence below is a genomic window from Deinococcota bacterium.
AGCCCCTCTACCTGCAGTACTGGCGTTTTCTGTCGAGTGCTATCCAGGGCGACCTGGGCCGCTCCTTCCAGACCGGCCAGCCCGCCATGGGCATGATCGTCGAGCGTTTTCCGGCCACCGCCCAGCTCGTCTTGGCCGCTATGCTGATGGCGCTGGTCCTGGGCGTGCCGATGGGGGTGATGGCGGCCAACCGCCACGGCAGCCTGGTCGACAGGACGCTTCTTTTCGTCAGCGTCCTGGGTGTCTCCGCGCCCAACTTCTGGCTGGCGGTCATGTTGCTCTTAATCTTCAGCGTCGAGCTTAACTGGCTGCCCGCCTACGGCAGCGGCACGCTCGCCCATCTCGTCCTGCCGGCCTTTACCCTGGCGACCTACCGCATCGCCCTCTTCACCCGGCTGATACGCGCTACGCTTTTAGAGGAGCTCTCACAGGACTACGTGCGCACCGCGCGGGCCAAGGGCGTCTTGCCACGCCTGGTGGTTTACCGCCACGCCATGCGCAACGCGCTCATCCCCTTCGTGACGGTCATGGGGCTCGAGTTCGGCAACCTGCTGGCGGGCGCTGTCGTCACCGAGAGCATCTTCGCCTGGCCGGGCATGAACCGCTTAGCCCTGCGGGCGCTGACCACCCTCGACTTTCCCGTCATCATTTCCTTCACGCTCTTCGTGGCGCTCATTTTCGTCGTACTGAACACCCTGGTCGACATTCTCTACAGCGTCATCGACCCGCGCGTGAGGTACAGCTAGTGAGGTACGGCCAGTGAGGATACCCGGATGACCTCCAGGCGCCTGT
It includes:
- a CDS encoding ABC transporter permease; translation: MLAFILRRTVQAIGVLIFVGTLVFFLLNIAGDPVELLAPENATQAQIDQIRINFGLDQPLYLQYWRFLSSAIQGDLGRSFQTGQPAMGMIVERFPATAQLVLAAMLMALVLGVPMGVMAANRHGSLVDRTLLFVSVLGVSAPNFWLAVMLLLIFSVELNWLPAYGSGTLAHLVLPAFTLATYRIALFTRLIRATLLEELSQDYVRTARAKGVLPRLVVYRHAMRNALIPFVTVMGLEFGNLLAGAVVTESIFAWPGMNRLALRALTTLDFPVIISFTLFVALIFVVLNTLVDILYSVIDPRVRYS